From Streptomyces durmitorensis, a single genomic window includes:
- a CDS encoding VWA domain-containing protein codes for MANFSKSNVPQFSVDVYQNEYMAEGAREVNAIATVTSTGGGTVGSAVSAPHLYSVGQTPDAAVAIMVDCSGSMDYPPTKMRGARDATSAAIDAVRDGVHFAVIGGTHVAKEVYPGNGRLAVADAQTRGQAKQALRKLSAGGGTAIGTWLRLADRLLSSADVSIRHGIVLTDGRNEHESPEDLQASLDACAGRFTCDARGVGTDWEVKEVTGIASALLGTADIVADPAGLSADFTQMMEAAMGKEVADVSLRLWTPMGAEIKFVKQVAPTVVELTDRRTEAGPRAGDYPTGSWGDESRDYHICVEVPNAELGQEMLAARVSLIVPQPDGSAQTLSQGLVRAVWTDDMAASTSINPQVAHYTGQAELAQVIQQGLDARKSGDMDGATAKLGRAVQLASASGNEDTAKLLSKVVDVVDAVAGTVRLKARVAEADEMTLETRSTKTVRVKK; via the coding sequence ATGGCCAACTTCTCGAAGTCGAACGTGCCGCAGTTCTCGGTCGACGTGTACCAGAACGAGTACATGGCGGAGGGCGCACGCGAGGTCAACGCGATCGCCACGGTCACCTCGACCGGCGGCGGCACGGTGGGGTCCGCGGTGAGCGCCCCGCACCTCTACTCGGTGGGGCAGACCCCGGACGCGGCCGTGGCGATCATGGTCGACTGCTCCGGCTCGATGGACTACCCGCCGACGAAGATGCGCGGCGCCCGCGACGCCACGTCCGCCGCGATCGACGCCGTACGTGACGGAGTCCACTTCGCGGTGATCGGCGGCACCCACGTCGCCAAGGAGGTCTATCCGGGCAACGGCCGCCTGGCGGTCGCGGACGCGCAGACCCGGGGGCAGGCCAAGCAGGCCCTGCGCAAGCTCAGCGCGGGCGGCGGCACGGCGATCGGCACCTGGCTGCGCCTGGCCGACCGGCTCCTGTCGTCGGCCGACGTCTCGATACGGCACGGAATCGTGCTGACGGACGGCCGCAATGAACACGAGTCACCCGAGGACCTCCAGGCCTCGCTCGACGCCTGCGCGGGCCGCTTCACCTGCGACGCCCGCGGTGTCGGCACCGACTGGGAGGTCAAGGAGGTCACCGGCATCGCCTCCGCGCTGCTCGGCACCGCCGACATCGTCGCCGACCCCGCGGGCCTGTCCGCCGACTTCACGCAGATGATGGAGGCGGCGATGGGCAAGGAGGTCGCCGACGTCAGTCTGCGGCTGTGGACGCCGATGGGCGCGGAGATCAAGTTCGTCAAGCAAGTGGCGCCCACGGTCGTGGAGTTGACCGACCGCCGCACGGAGGCGGGACCGCGCGCCGGGGACTATCCCACCGGGTCCTGGGGCGACGAGTCCCGCGACTACCACATCTGTGTCGAGGTGCCGAACGCCGAGCTCGGCCAGGAGATGCTCGCGGCCCGCGTCTCGCTGATCGTGCCGCAGCCGGACGGCAGCGCCCAGACGCTCTCGCAGGGCCTGGTGCGGGCCGTGTGGACGGACGACATGGCCGCTTCGACGTCGATCAATCCGCAGGTGGCGCACTACACGGGCCAGGCGGAACTGGCCCAGGTGATCCAGCAGGGCCTCGATGCGCGCAAGTCGGGCGATATGGATGGAGCAACGGCCAAACTGGGCCGTGCGGTTCAGCTCGCCAGCGCCTCGGGCAACGAGGACACCGCGAAGCTGCTTTCGAAGGTGGTCGACGTGGTCGATGCCGTGGCAGGTACTGTTCGATTGAAGGCGAGGGTTGCCGAGGCCGACGAGATGACTCTCGAGACGCGGTCCACGAAGACTGTTCGCGTGAAGAAGTAG
- a CDS encoding PP2C family protein-serine/threonine phosphatase, protein MSQMHQQTAGAGSTCPGCEEPLEAGDLFCGACGYDLSAQPVGSDDRPTVAMNGSSSAPPPDASSQWPIAPDVDSSDMPVPAHLPTDLPVTESSGGELSPNAGEARDAGDIRTDAPVPRPAEPDEYPLPAPAAPPEPEPADPRAVLADPTPPAGTKLCVACRSGRVDPDGYCENCGHAQPRERDHMEQELDAVAAVSDRGLRHHRNEDAFAISSAALPDGSPAVVAIVCDGVSSATRPDEASLAASRAANESLLAALPRGTHPQQAMHDAILSAADAVNALAAEPTQAREHSPHQNAPACTLVGSIIAGGLLVVGWVGDSRAYWVPDDRSGPTVRLTEDDSWAAQMVAAGLMNEAEAYADERAHAITGWLGADAYELEPHTASFKPDRAGVVVVCTDGLWNYAEAVEEMARAVPVDSALRPLHSAQVLVGHALDGGGHDNVTVAILPFRVVPQGAGSA, encoded by the coding sequence ATGTCGCAGATGCACCAGCAGACTGCCGGGGCGGGTTCCACGTGCCCCGGCTGCGAAGAGCCGCTGGAAGCGGGTGACCTGTTCTGCGGCGCGTGCGGGTACGACCTGTCGGCGCAGCCGGTGGGGTCGGACGACCGCCCCACCGTCGCGATGAACGGCTCGTCGTCCGCGCCGCCGCCCGACGCGTCGTCGCAGTGGCCCATCGCCCCGGACGTGGACAGCTCCGACATGCCGGTGCCCGCGCACCTGCCCACCGACCTGCCGGTCACGGAGTCGTCGGGCGGTGAGCTCTCCCCGAACGCGGGCGAGGCCCGGGACGCGGGAGACATTCGTACGGACGCTCCCGTCCCCCGGCCCGCCGAGCCGGACGAGTACCCCCTGCCCGCGCCCGCCGCCCCGCCGGAGCCCGAGCCCGCCGATCCCCGTGCGGTCCTGGCCGACCCCACGCCGCCCGCGGGCACCAAGCTCTGCGTGGCGTGCCGTTCGGGCCGCGTGGACCCGGACGGCTACTGCGAGAACTGCGGGCACGCCCAGCCGCGTGAGCGCGACCACATGGAGCAGGAGCTCGACGCGGTCGCCGCGGTCAGCGACCGGGGCCTGCGCCACCACCGCAACGAGGACGCGTTCGCGATCTCGTCGGCCGCACTGCCGGACGGTTCCCCCGCCGTCGTCGCGATCGTCTGCGACGGTGTCTCGTCCGCGACCCGCCCCGACGAGGCCTCCCTCGCCGCGTCACGCGCGGCCAACGAATCGCTGCTCGCCGCCCTGCCGCGCGGCACGCACCCGCAGCAGGCGATGCACGACGCGATCCTGTCGGCGGCCGACGCCGTCAACGCCCTTGCCGCGGAGCCCACTCAGGCCAGGGAGCACTCCCCGCACCAGAACGCGCCCGCGTGCACGCTCGTCGGCTCGATCATCGCCGGTGGCCTCCTGGTCGTCGGCTGGGTCGGCGACAGCCGCGCGTACTGGGTCCCCGACGACCGCAGCGGCCCGACCGTCCGGCTCACGGAGGACGACTCGTGGGCCGCTCAGATGGTGGCGGCGGGTCTGATGAACGAGGCGGAGGCGTACGCGGACGAGCGCGCCCACGCCATCACGGGCTGGCTCGGCGCCGACGCGTACGAACTGGAGCCGCACACCGCTTCCTTCAAGCCGGACCGTGCGGGTGTAGTGGTCGTATGCACGGACGGACTGTGGAACTACGCGGAAGCGGTGGAGGAAATGGCACGCGCCGTGCCCGTCGATTCCGCCCTGCGCCCGCTGCACAGCGCCCAGGTCCTGGTCGGCCACGCCCTGGACGGCGGGGGCCACGACAACGTAACAGTGGCGATTCTGCCGTTCCGTGTCGTGCCGCAAGGGGCAGGATCGGCCTAG
- a CDS encoding serine/threonine-protein kinase: MSEQRKCQRPGCTGSYEDVGGGELYCDTCGLAPVVSPTGMVSSPPTGITGGGKGSGSSSSRSSSRASSRSSSRSQSSRRSVSGRLSRSLSGSTTSRSVSVRSSGSGAGSSARSRLGVGLVLVPEVPRPDPRQAVQENPEVPERKRFCSRSDCGAPVGRARGERPGRTEGFCTKCGHPYSFVPKLNTGDIVHGQYEVVGCLAHGGLGWVYLAVDRAVSDRWVVLKGLLDTGDQDAMAAAISERRFLAEIEHSNIVRIYNFVEHLDQRTGSMDGYIVMEYVGGKSLKEIANERRTAQGKRDPLPVEQACAFGIEALEALGHLHSRNLLYCDFKVDNAIQTEDQLKLIDMGAVRRMDDDESAIYGTVGYQGPEVAELGPSVASDLYTVARTLAVLTFDFQGYTNVFVDSLPDPDNIEVFRTYESFYRLLVRATDPDPARRFASAQEMAEQLTGVLREVVALQTGRPRPALSTLFGPEVKVTDTELFAELTGDVSQFGVRVLPQGRRKGRPALTAGESNGQAGGTPAIASPPVPPAAPPARIVRALDAPATALALPVPRVDPNDPNAGFLAGLMASAPAELITALRAAPSDSVELRLRGLRARLAMGELDSAAQALTDLEIQHPDDWRVVWYRGVASLATGDHENAALSFDAVYDAFPGEPAPKLALGVCAEVLEQLDNAAEYYRLVWATDPSYVSAAFGLARVQLAADDRRGAVQTLESVPEASIHYTAARVAAVRARLRHRMTLATTPSPGALFLDDLTAAAGQVDALAGFGLDAVRRERLSTEVLGTALDWVLSGRHSGHAAAPPAAPAAPAGGSRTVLLGSELDERGLRFGLERSYRTLARLAQGGEERIELVERANRFRPRTWV; the protein is encoded by the coding sequence ATGAGCGAGCAGCGGAAGTGCCAGCGACCCGGATGCACAGGGTCGTACGAGGACGTGGGCGGCGGCGAGCTGTACTGCGACACCTGCGGCCTTGCCCCGGTCGTCTCGCCGACCGGCATGGTGTCCTCGCCCCCGACCGGCATCACCGGCGGCGGCAAGGGGTCGGGCAGCAGCAGCTCCCGGTCCAGCTCGCGCGCCTCGTCGCGCTCGTCGTCCAGGTCCCAGTCCTCGCGCCGTTCGGTGTCGGGGCGGCTCTCGCGCTCGCTGTCCGGCAGCACGACGTCCCGCTCGGTCTCGGTGCGCAGCTCGGGCTCGGGGGCCGGTTCGTCGGCGCGCAGCAGGCTGGGCGTGGGCCTGGTGCTTGTGCCCGAGGTGCCGCGCCCCGATCCCCGCCAGGCCGTGCAGGAGAACCCCGAGGTCCCCGAGCGCAAGCGCTTCTGCTCGCGCTCCGACTGCGGGGCGCCGGTGGGCCGAGCGCGCGGTGAACGGCCAGGGCGCACCGAGGGGTTCTGCACCAAGTGCGGCCACCCGTACTCGTTCGTGCCGAAGCTGAACACGGGCGACATCGTGCACGGCCAGTACGAGGTCGTGGGCTGTCTGGCGCACGGCGGGCTCGGCTGGGTCTATCTCGCCGTCGACCGCGCGGTCTCCGACCGCTGGGTGGTCCTCAAGGGCCTGCTCGACACGGGCGACCAGGACGCGATGGCCGCCGCGATCTCCGAGCGCCGCTTCCTCGCCGAGATCGAGCACAGCAACATCGTGCGCATCTACAACTTCGTCGAGCACCTCGACCAGCGCACGGGCTCCATGGACGGCTACATCGTCATGGAGTACGTCGGCGGCAAGTCCCTCAAGGAGATCGCCAACGAACGCCGCACGGCGCAGGGCAAGCGCGACCCGCTGCCCGTCGAGCAGGCCTGCGCGTTCGGCATCGAGGCGCTTGAGGCGCTCGGCCATCTGCACAGCCGCAATCTCCTGTACTGCGACTTCAAGGTCGACAACGCCATCCAGACCGAGGACCAGCTCAAGCTGATCGACATGGGCGCGGTCCGCCGCATGGACGACGACGAGTCGGCCATCTATGGAACGGTCGGCTATCAGGGCCCCGAAGTCGCCGAGTTGGGCCCGTCGGTGGCCTCCGACCTGTACACGGTGGCGCGCACCCTCGCGGTGCTCACCTTCGACTTCCAGGGCTACACGAACGTCTTCGTGGACTCCCTTCCGGACCCCGACAACATCGAGGTCTTCCGCACGTACGAGTCCTTCTACCGCCTCCTCGTGCGCGCCACCGACCCGGACCCGGCCCGCAGGTTCGCATCGGCGCAGGAGATGGCGGAGCAGCTCACGGGCGTCCTGAGGGAGGTCGTGGCCCTCCAGACGGGCCGGCCGCGCCCCGCGCTCTCCACCCTGTTCGGGCCCGAGGTGAAGGTCACGGACACGGAGCTGTTCGCCGAACTGACCGGCGACGTATCGCAGTTCGGGGTACGCGTACTGCCCCAGGGGCGGCGCAAGGGCCGACCCGCGCTGACGGCGGGCGAGAGCAACGGCCAGGCAGGCGGCACTCCGGCGATCGCGTCGCCGCCCGTGCCCCCGGCCGCCCCGCCGGCCCGGATCGTCCGCGCGCTCGACGCCCCCGCGACGGCGCTGGCCCTGCCGGTGCCGCGCGTCGACCCTAACGACCCGAACGCCGGGTTCCTCGCCGGCCTGATGGCTTCCGCGCCCGCCGAGCTGATCACCGCCCTGCGGGCCGCGCCCTCCGACTCCGTGGAGCTGCGGCTTCGCGGGCTGCGGGCCCGCCTCGCCATGGGTGAACTGGATTCGGCCGCACAGGCGTTGACCGATCTTGAGATACAGCATCCGGACGACTGGCGGGTGGTCTGGTACCGCGGTGTCGCCTCGCTCGCGACCGGTGACCACGAGAACGCGGCGCTGTCCTTCGACGCCGTGTACGACGCGTTCCCCGGCGAGCCCGCGCCCAAGCTGGCCCTGGGCGTCTGCGCGGAGGTCCTGGAGCAGCTGGACAACGCGGCCGAGTACTACCGCCTCGTATGGGCCACCGACCCGAGCTATGTCAGCGCGGCGTTCGGCCTGGCGCGCGTGCAGCTCGCCGCGGACGACCGGCGCGGTGCCGTGCAGACCCTGGAGTCGGTCCCCGAGGCCTCGATCCACTACACCGCGGCCCGCGTGGCAGCGGTGCGGGCGAGGCTGCGCCACCGTATGACGTTGGCCACCACGCCGTCACCCGGCGCCCTTTTCCTCGACGACCTGACGGCGGCGGCGGGGCAGGTGGACGCCCTCGCGGGCTTCGGCCTGGACGCCGTGCGCCGTGAGCGGCTCTCCACCGAGGTCCTCGGCACCGCGTTGGACTGGGTACTCTCCGGTAGGCACTCAGGTCACGCCGCCGCTCCACCGGCAGCACCCGCTGCACCGGCGGGCGGCTCGCGGACCGTGCTGCTCGGCAGCGAGCTGGACGAGCGCGGCCTCCGGTTCGGCCTGGAGCGCTCGTACCGCACGCTTGCCCGGCTCGCACAGGGTGGCGAGGAAAGGATCGAACTGGTGGAACGGGCCAACCGTTTCCGCCCTCGGACGTGGGTGTGA